The Benincasa hispida cultivar B227 chromosome 9, ASM972705v1, whole genome shotgun sequence genome has a segment encoding these proteins:
- the LOC120086292 gene encoding abscisic acid receptor PYL2 isoform X1, with translation MAAKKTSLVQGLEAEEYQELEPLIQTYHKFEASPNTTTSLITQRIDAPLDAVWPFVRSFDNPQKYKHFIKSCNMSAGDGGVGSIREVTVVSGLPASTSTERLEILDDEKHILSFRVVGGEHRLNNYRSVTSVNEFNKDGKVYTVVLESYIVDIPEGNTGEDTKMFVDTVIKLNLQKLAGVATASLHEHE, from the exons ATGGCGGCGAAGAAAACGTCACTGGTACAAGGACTAGAGGCAGAGGAATACCAAGAACTTGAACCCCTCATTCAAACTTACCACAAATTTGAAGCTTCTCCTAACACCACCACTTCCCTCATTACCCAACGCATCGATGCTCCTCTCGACGCTGTCTGGCCCTTTGTTCGCAGCTTTGATAATCCCCAAAAGTATAAACACTTCATCAAAAGTTGCAATATGTCGG CAGGGGATGGCGGGGTCGGAAGCATCAGAGAGGTGACGGTGGTCTCCGGCCTACCGGCATCGACAAGCACAGAAAGGCTAGAAATTTTGGACGATGAGAAGCATATTTTAAGCTTCAGGGTGGTCGGAGGAGAGCACCGGCTGAACAACTACCGATCAGTGACGTCGGTGAACGAGTTCAACAAAGACGGCAAAGTTTACACAGTCGTTTTGGAGTCGTACATCGTCGACATACCGGAAGGGAACACCGGCGAGGACACCAAAATGTTTGTCGACACCGTCATCAAATTGAATCTTCAAAAACTTGCGGGAGTTGCCACAGCCTCTCTGCATGAACATGAATAG
- the LOC120086292 gene encoding abscisic acid receptor PYL2 isoform X2: MAAKKTSLVQGLEAEEYQELEPLIQTYHKFEASPNTTTSLITQRIDAPLDAVWPFVRSFDNPQKYKHFIKSCNMSGDGGVGSIREVTVVSGLPASTSTERLEILDDEKHILSFRVVGGEHRLNNYRSVTSVNEFNKDGKVYTVVLESYIVDIPEGNTGEDTKMFVDTVIKLNLQKLAGVATASLHEHE; the protein is encoded by the exons ATGGCGGCGAAGAAAACGTCACTGGTACAAGGACTAGAGGCAGAGGAATACCAAGAACTTGAACCCCTCATTCAAACTTACCACAAATTTGAAGCTTCTCCTAACACCACCACTTCCCTCATTACCCAACGCATCGATGCTCCTCTCGACGCTGTCTGGCCCTTTGTTCGCAGCTTTGATAATCCCCAAAAGTATAAACACTTCATCAAAAGTTGCAATATGTCGG GGGATGGCGGGGTCGGAAGCATCAGAGAGGTGACGGTGGTCTCCGGCCTACCGGCATCGACAAGCACAGAAAGGCTAGAAATTTTGGACGATGAGAAGCATATTTTAAGCTTCAGGGTGGTCGGAGGAGAGCACCGGCTGAACAACTACCGATCAGTGACGTCGGTGAACGAGTTCAACAAAGACGGCAAAGTTTACACAGTCGTTTTGGAGTCGTACATCGTCGACATACCGGAAGGGAACACCGGCGAGGACACCAAAATGTTTGTCGACACCGTCATCAAATTGAATCTTCAAAAACTTGCGGGAGTTGCCACAGCCTCTCTGCATGAACATGAATAG